One Paroedura picta isolate Pp20150507F chromosome 16, Ppicta_v3.0, whole genome shotgun sequence genomic region harbors:
- the GIGYF1 gene encoding GRB10-interacting GYF protein 1 isoform X3 codes for MAAEALNFGPEWLRALSGGGSVTSPPPSPAMPKYKLAEYRYGREEMLALYVKDNKVPEEIQDKEFSAVLQDDPLQPLALVPFTEEEQRNFSMSVNSVAVLRLMGKGGGAAPAGVSRGRGSARSRGRGRGESSFYQRSLEETEGAFGRGSGREIHRSQSWDDRGERRFEKPIRREGGTVEARAPFEEGAPPGRKDFARSDSDNWRTLREEHEGEEESATATVGAGGSWRQSGGARRESERWRSASPDGGPRSAGWREHGGEGRRRKFDFDFRDREDEPRGGRRHRHNSDSFEDEKDGLPEWCLEDEEEEMGTFDSSGAFMPLKNPKEPVPEDQELSFLPLQEEDEEEEEEEGQREAKDGERGESSKGPVAPMVKEGAERERMELQQVPDEKVSPGAPWHPGTPFSTAADAAPVGECESAVPGAASKGEGLAPVPGCIKDAETTNGAPGIRSHPTRGVPAMLSTASAAAAAAATSSSTAAAPEFTVGDNEDEDGMKHLQQEAEKMVASLQDSSLEEEHFAQAAGDHRNTAAALPLSHEAAMKWFYKDPQGEIQGPFTTQEMAEWFQAGYFTMSLLVKRGCDEGFQPLGEVIKMWGRVPFAPGPSPPPLLVRRERAAGVLKVLGEGRAPEQAKPGLAHLRPHHKRPFGAALKQDVTREGNMDQERLKKQQELAAATLYQQLQHQQLLQLANSRQQQYAQCALQQKAATGDLTQQQLATFLQQLQALKPRAGEQGMIPSMNRSISVPDTGSLWDTHTSASSQAGGEASLWDMPISSSTQGPTLEQLQLQQKLQERRGAELRAKREEDERKRRREEEELYRRKQLPSSSSSSWGQQSVSSTSAQNSLSMADIQKLGDARACRELREECRQQELLLKLLQQQNSHPLWGGLAKQNVSMKALLELQQETERHLQKQQRAQQRAHGGHSLSSLPSQWGVDSSPLWGGHEKSGSISLWEESMKTAAPLARSLGLKNSRSSPSLGDTYSSCRQSRKKTDEEEKLLKLLQGIHKPQDGFTQWCEQMLHALNTSSSLDVPTVVAFLKEVESPYDVHDCIRSYLGDTVEAKEFAKQFLERRAKQRANQQRQQQQEAPWLNSSSLQSLFQSNHHPKQPSFENSQAAKIKRRPMMLHADPSILGYALHGSAGELEPVEDY; via the exons ATGGCAGCTGAGGCACTGAATTTTGGGCCAGAGTG GCTCCGTGCGCTCTCGGGCGGTGGGAGCGTCACTTCCCCGCCACCTTCGCCTGCCATGCCAAAGTACAAACTAGCCGAGTATCGATACGGGCGGGAAGAGATGTTAGCACTTTACGTCAAGGACAACAAG GTCCCAGAGGAAATCCAAGATAAAGAGTTCTCTGCGGTTCTTCAGGACGATCCCCTGCAGCCGCTGGCGTTGGTACCGTTCACCGAGGAAGAGCAG aGGAATTTCTCCATGTCTGTGAACAGTGTTGCCGTGCTGAGGCtgatggggaaggggggcggaGCCGCCCCAGCCGGCGTCTCCCGCGGACGAGGTAGCGCACGGAGCCGAG GCCGGGGCCGGGGCGAAAGCAGCTTTTACCAAAGAAGCCTGGAGGAGACAGAAGGAGCCTTTGGTCGTGGCAGTGGCCGGGAGATCCACCGCAGCCAGAGCTGGGACGACCG TGGGGAGCGGCGGTTCGAGAAGCCCATCCGCCGGGAAGGAGGTACTGTGGAAG CTCGGGCCCCATTTGAAGAGGGGGCACCCCCAGGCCGCAAGGACTTTGCCCGGTCGGACAGCGACAACTGGCGCACGCTGCGCGAGGAGCACGAGGGCGAGGAGGAGAGTGCCACGGCCACCGTGGGCGCAGGGGGCAGCTGGCGGCAGAGCGGAGGAGCCCGGCGGGAGAGCGAGCGTTGGCGGTCAGCCAGCCCCG ACGGAGGGCCTCGGTCGGCCGGTTGGCGAGAGCACGGTGGAGAAGGACGGCGGCGGAAGTTTGACTTCGACTTCCGGGACCGTGAGGACGAGCCCCGGGGTGGGCGTCGGCATCGGCACAACAGCGACAGCTTTGAGGATGAGAAGGACGGGCTGCCCGAGTGGTGCctggaggacgaagaggaggagatggggaCCTTTGACTCCTCGGGGGCCTTCATGCCcctcaag AACCCCAAAGAGCCCGTTCCGGAGGACCAGGAGCTGAGCTTCCTTCCCTTgcaagaggaggacgaggaggaggaggaagaggagggccagaGGGAGGCGAAGGATGGCGAACGGGGAGAGAGCAGCAAGGGCCCTGTGGCCCCCATGGTCAaggagggggctgagagag AGCGGATGGAGCTACAGCAGGTGCCTGACGAGAAGGTCTCTCCCGGGGCTCCGTGGCACCCCGGCACCCCTTTTTCCACTGCAGCTGATGCTGCCCCCGTTGGTGAATGTGAGAGCGCCGTGCCAGGGGCCGCCTCCAAGGGGGAGGGGTTGGCACCAGTCCCTGGCTGCATCAAAGATGCGGAAACAACCAATG GGGCTCCAGGCATCCGCAGCCACCCGACTCGGGGCGTCCCTGCCATGCTCTCCACCgcctccgctgctgctgctgctgctgccacctcttcctccactgctgctgctccGGAATTCACAGTTGGGGACAACGAGGACGAGGACGGAATGAAGCACCTGCAGCAG GAAGCCGAGAAGATGGTCGCTTCGCTGCAGGACAGCTCCCTGGAGGAAGAGCACTTCGCTCAGGCCGCCGGGGACCACCGCAACACTGCCGCCGCGCTGCCCCTCTCTCACGAGGCCGCCATGAAGTGGTTCTACAAGGACCCCCAAGGGGAGATCCAAG gccccttCACCACCCAAGAGATGGCCGAGTGGTTCCAGGCCGGCTACTTCACCATGTCCCTCCTGGTGAAGCGAGGCTGTGATGAGGGCTTCCAGCCCCTGGGCGAAGTCATAAAGATGTGGGGAAGAGTGCCTTTTGCTCCAGGCCCGTCACCACCCCCATTACTGGTGAGGAGGGAGAGGGCCGCGGGGGTGCTGAAGGTGCTTGGAGAGGGACGGGCACCAGAGCAGGCAAAGCCGGGGCTGGCCCACCTGCGCCCGCACCACAAGCGCCCCTTTGGAGCAGCGCTGAAGCAGGATGTGACACGTGAG GGAAACATGGACCAGGAGCGCCTGAAGAAGCAGCAGGAGCTGGCAGCCGCCACCCTCTACCAGCAGCTCCAGCACCAGCAGCTACTCCAGCTGGCCAACAG tagGCAGCAGCAGTATGCCCAGTGTGCCCTCCAGCAGAAGGCGGCCACGGGGGATCTGACTCAGCAGCAGCTGGCCAccttcctgcagcagctgcaggcTCTCAAGCCAAG GGCCGGGGAGCAGGGGATGATTCCTTCGATGAACCGATCGATATCTGTGCCAGACACCGGGTCCCTGTGGGACACGCATACCTCAGCCTCATCACAAGCAG GTGGCGAGGCCAGCTTATGGGACATGCCCATCAGTTCTTCAACTCAGGGTCCAACCTTAGAGCAACTTCAGCTGCAGCAGAAA ctgcaagAGCGCAGAGGGGCGGAGCTCAGAGCCAAGCGTGAGGAAGACGAGCGCAAACGGCGccgggaggaagaggagctgtaCAGGCGCAAGCAG ctgccatcctcctcctcctcctcctggggccAGCAGTCGGTGAGCAGCACCTCTGCCCAGAACAGCTTGAGCATGGCTGACATCCAGAAGCTTGGAGATGCGCGGGCCTGCCGGGAGCTCCGGGAAGAG TGTCGCCAGCAGGAGCTGCTGCTGAAACTCCTACAGCAGCAGAATTCGCATCCTCTTTGGGGAGGTCTGGCCAAGCAGAACGTCTCCATGAAGGCCTTGCTGGAGCTGCAGCAGGAGACGGAGCGGCACCTGCAGAAGCAGCAGCGGGCCCAACAGAGAGCC CACGGGGGGCACAGCCTCAGCAGCCTGCCCTCTCAGTGGGGAGTGGACTCCAGTCCGCTCTGGGGCGGTCACGAGAAGAGCGGCTCCATCAGCCTCTGGGAGGAGAGCATGAAGACCGCCGCCCCCCTCGCCCGCAGCCTCGGCTTGAAGAACAGCCGCAGCAGCCCTTCCCTGGG GGACACGTACAGCTCTTGCCGGCAGAGCAGGAAGAAGACAGACGAGGAGGAGAAGCTCCTGAAGCTGCTTCAGGGAATCCACAAGCCCCAGGACGGCTTCACGCAGTGGTGTGAACAGATGCTCCATGCCCTCAATACCTCCAGCAGCCTTGATG TGCCCACCGTGGTGGCGTTCCTGAAGGAGGTGGAGTCCCCTTACGATGTCCATGACTGCATCCGCTCCTACCTGGGGGACACCGTGGAAGCCAAAGAGTTCGCGAAGCAGTTCCTAGAGCGTCGTGCCAAGCAGAGAGCCAatcagcagcggcagcagcagcag gaagccccCTGGCTGAACTCCAGCAGCCTGCAGTCCCTGTTCCAATCCAACCaccatcccaagcagccatcGTTCGAGAACAGCCAAGCCGCGAAGATCAAGAGGCGCCCGATGATGCTCCACGCTGATCCCAGCATCCTGG GCTATGCCCTTCATGGCTCTGCGGGGGAACTGGAACCAGTAGAGGACTActga
- the GIGYF1 gene encoding GRB10-interacting GYF protein 1 isoform X5, with translation MAAEALNFGPEWLRALSGGGSVTSPPPSPAMPKYKLAEYRYGREEMLALYVKDNKVPEEIQDKEFSAVLQDDPLQPLALVPFTEEEQRNFSMSVNSVAVLRLMGKGGGAAPAGVSRGRGSARSRGRGRGESSFYQRSLEETEGAFGRGSGREIHRSQSWDDRGERRFEKPIRREGARAPFEEGAPPGRKDFARSDSDNWRTLREEHEGEEESATATVGAGGSWRQSGGARRESERWRSASPDGGPRSAGWREHGGEGRRRKFDFDFRDREDEPRGGRRHRHNSDSFEDEKDGLPEWCLEDEEEEMGTFDSSGAFMPLKKNPKEPVPEDQELSFLPLQEEDEEEEEEEGQREAKDGERGESSKGPVAPMVKEGAERERMELQQVPDEKVSPGAPWHPGTPFSTAADAAPVGECESAVPGAASKGEGLAPVPGCIKDAETTNGAPGIRSHPTRGVPAMLSTASAAAAAAATSSSTAAAPEFTVGDNEDEDGMKHLQQEAEKMVASLQDSSLEEEHFAQAAGDHRNTAAALPLSHEAAMKWFYKDPQGEIQGPFTTQEMAEWFQAGYFTMSLLVKRGCDEGFQPLGEVIKMWGRVPFAPGPSPPPLLVRRERAAGVLKVLGEGRAPEQAKPGLAHLRPHHKRPFGAALKQDVTREGNMDQERLKKQQELAAATLYQQLQHQQLLQLANRQQQYAQCALQQKAATGDLTQQQLATFLQQLQALKPRAGEQGMIPSMNRSISVPDTGSLWDTHTSASSQAGGEASLWDMPISSSTQGPTLEQLQLQQKLQERRGAELRAKREEDERKRRREEEELYRRKQLPSSSSSSWGQQSVSSTSAQNSLSMADIQKLGDARACRELREECRQQELLLKLLQQQNSHPLWGGLAKQNVSMKALLELQQETERHLQKQQRAQQRAHGGHSLSSLPSQWGVDSSPLWGGHEKSGSISLWEESMKTAAPLARSLGLKNSRSSPSLGDTYSSCRQSRKKTDEEEKLLKLLQGIHKPQDGFTQWCEQMLHALNTSSSLDVPTVVAFLKEVESPYDVHDCIRSYLGDTVEAKEFAKQFLERRAKQRANQQRQQQQEAPWLNSSSLQSLFQSNHHPKQPSFENSQAAKIKRRPMMLHADPSILGYALHGSAGELEPVEDY, from the exons ATGGCAGCTGAGGCACTGAATTTTGGGCCAGAGTG GCTCCGTGCGCTCTCGGGCGGTGGGAGCGTCACTTCCCCGCCACCTTCGCCTGCCATGCCAAAGTACAAACTAGCCGAGTATCGATACGGGCGGGAAGAGATGTTAGCACTTTACGTCAAGGACAACAAG GTCCCAGAGGAAATCCAAGATAAAGAGTTCTCTGCGGTTCTTCAGGACGATCCCCTGCAGCCGCTGGCGTTGGTACCGTTCACCGAGGAAGAGCAG aGGAATTTCTCCATGTCTGTGAACAGTGTTGCCGTGCTGAGGCtgatggggaaggggggcggaGCCGCCCCAGCCGGCGTCTCCCGCGGACGAGGTAGCGCACGGAGCCGAG GCCGGGGCCGGGGCGAAAGCAGCTTTTACCAAAGAAGCCTGGAGGAGACAGAAGGAGCCTTTGGTCGTGGCAGTGGCCGGGAGATCCACCGCAGCCAGAGCTGGGACGACCG TGGGGAGCGGCGGTTCGAGAAGCCCATCCGCCGGGAAGGAG CTCGGGCCCCATTTGAAGAGGGGGCACCCCCAGGCCGCAAGGACTTTGCCCGGTCGGACAGCGACAACTGGCGCACGCTGCGCGAGGAGCACGAGGGCGAGGAGGAGAGTGCCACGGCCACCGTGGGCGCAGGGGGCAGCTGGCGGCAGAGCGGAGGAGCCCGGCGGGAGAGCGAGCGTTGGCGGTCAGCCAGCCCCG ACGGAGGGCCTCGGTCGGCCGGTTGGCGAGAGCACGGTGGAGAAGGACGGCGGCGGAAGTTTGACTTCGACTTCCGGGACCGTGAGGACGAGCCCCGGGGTGGGCGTCGGCATCGGCACAACAGCGACAGCTTTGAGGATGAGAAGGACGGGCTGCCCGAGTGGTGCctggaggacgaagaggaggagatggggaCCTTTGACTCCTCGGGGGCCTTCATGCCcctcaag AAGAACCCCAAAGAGCCCGTTCCGGAGGACCAGGAGCTGAGCTTCCTTCCCTTgcaagaggaggacgaggaggaggaggaagaggagggccagaGGGAGGCGAAGGATGGCGAACGGGGAGAGAGCAGCAAGGGCCCTGTGGCCCCCATGGTCAaggagggggctgagagag AGCGGATGGAGCTACAGCAGGTGCCTGACGAGAAGGTCTCTCCCGGGGCTCCGTGGCACCCCGGCACCCCTTTTTCCACTGCAGCTGATGCTGCCCCCGTTGGTGAATGTGAGAGCGCCGTGCCAGGGGCCGCCTCCAAGGGGGAGGGGTTGGCACCAGTCCCTGGCTGCATCAAAGATGCGGAAACAACCAATG GGGCTCCAGGCATCCGCAGCCACCCGACTCGGGGCGTCCCTGCCATGCTCTCCACCgcctccgctgctgctgctgctgctgccacctcttcctccactgctgctgctccGGAATTCACAGTTGGGGACAACGAGGACGAGGACGGAATGAAGCACCTGCAGCAG GAAGCCGAGAAGATGGTCGCTTCGCTGCAGGACAGCTCCCTGGAGGAAGAGCACTTCGCTCAGGCCGCCGGGGACCACCGCAACACTGCCGCCGCGCTGCCCCTCTCTCACGAGGCCGCCATGAAGTGGTTCTACAAGGACCCCCAAGGGGAGATCCAAG gccccttCACCACCCAAGAGATGGCCGAGTGGTTCCAGGCCGGCTACTTCACCATGTCCCTCCTGGTGAAGCGAGGCTGTGATGAGGGCTTCCAGCCCCTGGGCGAAGTCATAAAGATGTGGGGAAGAGTGCCTTTTGCTCCAGGCCCGTCACCACCCCCATTACTGGTGAGGAGGGAGAGGGCCGCGGGGGTGCTGAAGGTGCTTGGAGAGGGACGGGCACCAGAGCAGGCAAAGCCGGGGCTGGCCCACCTGCGCCCGCACCACAAGCGCCCCTTTGGAGCAGCGCTGAAGCAGGATGTGACACGTGAG GGAAACATGGACCAGGAGCGCCTGAAGAAGCAGCAGGAGCTGGCAGCCGCCACCCTCTACCAGCAGCTCCAGCACCAGCAGCTACTCCAGCTGGCCAACAG GCAGCAGCAGTATGCCCAGTGTGCCCTCCAGCAGAAGGCGGCCACGGGGGATCTGACTCAGCAGCAGCTGGCCAccttcctgcagcagctgcaggcTCTCAAGCCAAG GGCCGGGGAGCAGGGGATGATTCCTTCGATGAACCGATCGATATCTGTGCCAGACACCGGGTCCCTGTGGGACACGCATACCTCAGCCTCATCACAAGCAG GTGGCGAGGCCAGCTTATGGGACATGCCCATCAGTTCTTCAACTCAGGGTCCAACCTTAGAGCAACTTCAGCTGCAGCAGAAA ctgcaagAGCGCAGAGGGGCGGAGCTCAGAGCCAAGCGTGAGGAAGACGAGCGCAAACGGCGccgggaggaagaggagctgtaCAGGCGCAAGCAG ctgccatcctcctcctcctcctcctggggccAGCAGTCGGTGAGCAGCACCTCTGCCCAGAACAGCTTGAGCATGGCTGACATCCAGAAGCTTGGAGATGCGCGGGCCTGCCGGGAGCTCCGGGAAGAG TGTCGCCAGCAGGAGCTGCTGCTGAAACTCCTACAGCAGCAGAATTCGCATCCTCTTTGGGGAGGTCTGGCCAAGCAGAACGTCTCCATGAAGGCCTTGCTGGAGCTGCAGCAGGAGACGGAGCGGCACCTGCAGAAGCAGCAGCGGGCCCAACAGAGAGCC CACGGGGGGCACAGCCTCAGCAGCCTGCCCTCTCAGTGGGGAGTGGACTCCAGTCCGCTCTGGGGCGGTCACGAGAAGAGCGGCTCCATCAGCCTCTGGGAGGAGAGCATGAAGACCGCCGCCCCCCTCGCCCGCAGCCTCGGCTTGAAGAACAGCCGCAGCAGCCCTTCCCTGGG GGACACGTACAGCTCTTGCCGGCAGAGCAGGAAGAAGACAGACGAGGAGGAGAAGCTCCTGAAGCTGCTTCAGGGAATCCACAAGCCCCAGGACGGCTTCACGCAGTGGTGTGAACAGATGCTCCATGCCCTCAATACCTCCAGCAGCCTTGATG TGCCCACCGTGGTGGCGTTCCTGAAGGAGGTGGAGTCCCCTTACGATGTCCATGACTGCATCCGCTCCTACCTGGGGGACACCGTGGAAGCCAAAGAGTTCGCGAAGCAGTTCCTAGAGCGTCGTGCCAAGCAGAGAGCCAatcagcagcggcagcagcagcag gaagccccCTGGCTGAACTCCAGCAGCCTGCAGTCCCTGTTCCAATCCAACCaccatcccaagcagccatcGTTCGAGAACAGCCAAGCCGCGAAGATCAAGAGGCGCCCGATGATGCTCCACGCTGATCCCAGCATCCTGG GCTATGCCCTTCATGGCTCTGCGGGGGAACTGGAACCAGTAGAGGACTActga
- the GIGYF1 gene encoding GRB10-interacting GYF protein 1 isoform X2: MAAEALNFGPEWLRALSGGGSVTSPPPSPAMPKYKLAEYRYGREEMLALYVKDNKVPEEIQDKEFSAVLQDDPLQPLALVPFTEEEQRNFSMSVNSVAVLRLMGKGGGAAPAGVSRGRGSARSRGRGRGESSFYQRSLEETEGAFGRGSGREIHRSQSWDDRGERRFEKPIRREGGTVEARAPFEEGAPPGRKDFARSDSDNWRTLREEHEGEEESATATVGAGGSWRQSGGARRESERWRSASPDGGPRSAGWREHGGEGRRRKFDFDFRDREDEPRGGRRHRHNSDSFEDEKDGLPEWCLEDEEEEMGTFDSSGAFMPLKKNPKEPVPEDQELSFLPLQEEDEEEEEEEGQREAKDGERGESSKGPVAPMVKEGAERERMELQQVPDEKVSPGAPWHPGTPFSTAADAAPVGECESAVPGAASKGEGLAPVPGCIKDAETTNGAPGIRSHPTRGVPAMLSTASAAAAAAATSSSTAAAPEFTVGDNEDEDGMKHLQQEAEKMVASLQDSSLEEEHFAQAAGDHRNTAAALPLSHEAAMKWFYKDPQGEIQGPFTTQEMAEWFQAGYFTMSLLVKRGCDEGFQPLGEVIKMWGRVPFAPGPSPPPLLVRRERAAGVLKVLGEGRAPEQAKPGLAHLRPHHKRPFGAALKQDVTREGNMDQERLKKQQELAAATLYQQLQHQQLLQLANRQQQYAQCALQQKAATGDLTQQQLATFLQQLQALKPRAGEQGMIPSMNRSISVPDTGSLWDTHTSASSQAGGEASLWDMPISSSTQGPTLEQLQLQQKLQERRGAELRAKREEDERKRRREEEELYRRKQLPSSSSSSWGQQSVSSTSAQNSLSMADIQKLGDARACRELREECRQQELLLKLLQQQNSHPLWGGLAKQNVSMKALLELQQETERHLQKQQRAQQRAHGGHSLSSLPSQWGVDSSPLWGGHEKSGSISLWEESMKTAAPLARSLGLKNSRSSPSLGDTYSSCRQSRKKTDEEEKLLKLLQGIHKPQDGFTQWCEQMLHALNTSSSLDVPTVVAFLKEVESPYDVHDCIRSYLGDTVEAKEFAKQFLERRAKQRANQQRQQQQEAPWLNSSSLQSLFQSNHHPKQPSFENSQAAKIKRRPMMLHADPSILGYALHGSAGELEPVEDY, from the exons ATGGCAGCTGAGGCACTGAATTTTGGGCCAGAGTG GCTCCGTGCGCTCTCGGGCGGTGGGAGCGTCACTTCCCCGCCACCTTCGCCTGCCATGCCAAAGTACAAACTAGCCGAGTATCGATACGGGCGGGAAGAGATGTTAGCACTTTACGTCAAGGACAACAAG GTCCCAGAGGAAATCCAAGATAAAGAGTTCTCTGCGGTTCTTCAGGACGATCCCCTGCAGCCGCTGGCGTTGGTACCGTTCACCGAGGAAGAGCAG aGGAATTTCTCCATGTCTGTGAACAGTGTTGCCGTGCTGAGGCtgatggggaaggggggcggaGCCGCCCCAGCCGGCGTCTCCCGCGGACGAGGTAGCGCACGGAGCCGAG GCCGGGGCCGGGGCGAAAGCAGCTTTTACCAAAGAAGCCTGGAGGAGACAGAAGGAGCCTTTGGTCGTGGCAGTGGCCGGGAGATCCACCGCAGCCAGAGCTGGGACGACCG TGGGGAGCGGCGGTTCGAGAAGCCCATCCGCCGGGAAGGAGGTACTGTGGAAG CTCGGGCCCCATTTGAAGAGGGGGCACCCCCAGGCCGCAAGGACTTTGCCCGGTCGGACAGCGACAACTGGCGCACGCTGCGCGAGGAGCACGAGGGCGAGGAGGAGAGTGCCACGGCCACCGTGGGCGCAGGGGGCAGCTGGCGGCAGAGCGGAGGAGCCCGGCGGGAGAGCGAGCGTTGGCGGTCAGCCAGCCCCG ACGGAGGGCCTCGGTCGGCCGGTTGGCGAGAGCACGGTGGAGAAGGACGGCGGCGGAAGTTTGACTTCGACTTCCGGGACCGTGAGGACGAGCCCCGGGGTGGGCGTCGGCATCGGCACAACAGCGACAGCTTTGAGGATGAGAAGGACGGGCTGCCCGAGTGGTGCctggaggacgaagaggaggagatggggaCCTTTGACTCCTCGGGGGCCTTCATGCCcctcaag AAGAACCCCAAAGAGCCCGTTCCGGAGGACCAGGAGCTGAGCTTCCTTCCCTTgcaagaggaggacgaggaggaggaggaagaggagggccagaGGGAGGCGAAGGATGGCGAACGGGGAGAGAGCAGCAAGGGCCCTGTGGCCCCCATGGTCAaggagggggctgagagag AGCGGATGGAGCTACAGCAGGTGCCTGACGAGAAGGTCTCTCCCGGGGCTCCGTGGCACCCCGGCACCCCTTTTTCCACTGCAGCTGATGCTGCCCCCGTTGGTGAATGTGAGAGCGCCGTGCCAGGGGCCGCCTCCAAGGGGGAGGGGTTGGCACCAGTCCCTGGCTGCATCAAAGATGCGGAAACAACCAATG GGGCTCCAGGCATCCGCAGCCACCCGACTCGGGGCGTCCCTGCCATGCTCTCCACCgcctccgctgctgctgctgctgctgccacctcttcctccactgctgctgctccGGAATTCACAGTTGGGGACAACGAGGACGAGGACGGAATGAAGCACCTGCAGCAG GAAGCCGAGAAGATGGTCGCTTCGCTGCAGGACAGCTCCCTGGAGGAAGAGCACTTCGCTCAGGCCGCCGGGGACCACCGCAACACTGCCGCCGCGCTGCCCCTCTCTCACGAGGCCGCCATGAAGTGGTTCTACAAGGACCCCCAAGGGGAGATCCAAG gccccttCACCACCCAAGAGATGGCCGAGTGGTTCCAGGCCGGCTACTTCACCATGTCCCTCCTGGTGAAGCGAGGCTGTGATGAGGGCTTCCAGCCCCTGGGCGAAGTCATAAAGATGTGGGGAAGAGTGCCTTTTGCTCCAGGCCCGTCACCACCCCCATTACTGGTGAGGAGGGAGAGGGCCGCGGGGGTGCTGAAGGTGCTTGGAGAGGGACGGGCACCAGAGCAGGCAAAGCCGGGGCTGGCCCACCTGCGCCCGCACCACAAGCGCCCCTTTGGAGCAGCGCTGAAGCAGGATGTGACACGTGAG GGAAACATGGACCAGGAGCGCCTGAAGAAGCAGCAGGAGCTGGCAGCCGCCACCCTCTACCAGCAGCTCCAGCACCAGCAGCTACTCCAGCTGGCCAACAG GCAGCAGCAGTATGCCCAGTGTGCCCTCCAGCAGAAGGCGGCCACGGGGGATCTGACTCAGCAGCAGCTGGCCAccttcctgcagcagctgcaggcTCTCAAGCCAAG GGCCGGGGAGCAGGGGATGATTCCTTCGATGAACCGATCGATATCTGTGCCAGACACCGGGTCCCTGTGGGACACGCATACCTCAGCCTCATCACAAGCAG GTGGCGAGGCCAGCTTATGGGACATGCCCATCAGTTCTTCAACTCAGGGTCCAACCTTAGAGCAACTTCAGCTGCAGCAGAAA ctgcaagAGCGCAGAGGGGCGGAGCTCAGAGCCAAGCGTGAGGAAGACGAGCGCAAACGGCGccgggaggaagaggagctgtaCAGGCGCAAGCAG ctgccatcctcctcctcctcctcctggggccAGCAGTCGGTGAGCAGCACCTCTGCCCAGAACAGCTTGAGCATGGCTGACATCCAGAAGCTTGGAGATGCGCGGGCCTGCCGGGAGCTCCGGGAAGAG TGTCGCCAGCAGGAGCTGCTGCTGAAACTCCTACAGCAGCAGAATTCGCATCCTCTTTGGGGAGGTCTGGCCAAGCAGAACGTCTCCATGAAGGCCTTGCTGGAGCTGCAGCAGGAGACGGAGCGGCACCTGCAGAAGCAGCAGCGGGCCCAACAGAGAGCC CACGGGGGGCACAGCCTCAGCAGCCTGCCCTCTCAGTGGGGAGTGGACTCCAGTCCGCTCTGGGGCGGTCACGAGAAGAGCGGCTCCATCAGCCTCTGGGAGGAGAGCATGAAGACCGCCGCCCCCCTCGCCCGCAGCCTCGGCTTGAAGAACAGCCGCAGCAGCCCTTCCCTGGG GGACACGTACAGCTCTTGCCGGCAGAGCAGGAAGAAGACAGACGAGGAGGAGAAGCTCCTGAAGCTGCTTCAGGGAATCCACAAGCCCCAGGACGGCTTCACGCAGTGGTGTGAACAGATGCTCCATGCCCTCAATACCTCCAGCAGCCTTGATG TGCCCACCGTGGTGGCGTTCCTGAAGGAGGTGGAGTCCCCTTACGATGTCCATGACTGCATCCGCTCCTACCTGGGGGACACCGTGGAAGCCAAAGAGTTCGCGAAGCAGTTCCTAGAGCGTCGTGCCAAGCAGAGAGCCAatcagcagcggcagcagcagcag gaagccccCTGGCTGAACTCCAGCAGCCTGCAGTCCCTGTTCCAATCCAACCaccatcccaagcagccatcGTTCGAGAACAGCCAAGCCGCGAAGATCAAGAGGCGCCCGATGATGCTCCACGCTGATCCCAGCATCCTGG GCTATGCCCTTCATGGCTCTGCGGGGGAACTGGAACCAGTAGAGGACTActga